The uncultured Cohaesibacter sp. genome window below encodes:
- a CDS encoding flagellin yields the protein MPVISTNTAANTAVRYLNSNSQDQTNSLAKLASGSRINKASDDAAGLAISTKIGTDVAALEQASTNASHAVSVLSTADGGASNIADIVERMKTLASESASGTVTDTERAYVQAEFEELQEEIDGICESTRYNGQSLLDGSSDFAVDDVETAAVVEGASATYTAASAVDTTGTITINDIEVTLTATSDGTNATMTVDEMVDQINSALNDEGEYTIVASNESGTLTLTSLAKGDNAEITLEDGSGTLNLASLGLTAGTTNGTTTEVDTTGADIVVGSTSADTINLSIDSLTCDSLGIADLDVSTEEGAAEALSVLDLAIDQISEARAEIGATMSRFEFRSAQIDTSVENLESAQSAIADVDIAAEQASLSSSSVKVQAAVAAASQANQMPQNLLSLIQ from the coding sequence ATGCCCGTAATTTCTACCAATACCGCAGCCAACACCGCTGTTCGTTACCTCAATTCCAACTCTCAGGATCAGACCAACTCGCTGGCGAAACTGGCCAGCGGTTCCCGCATCAACAAGGCATCCGACGATGCTGCGGGTCTGGCTATCTCCACCAAGATTGGCACCGACGTTGCCGCACTGGAACAGGCTTCCACCAACGCTTCCCATGCCGTTTCGGTTCTCTCGACCGCTGACGGTGGCGCATCCAACATCGCTGATATCGTAGAGCGCATGAAGACGCTGGCGTCTGAATCTGCTTCCGGTACGGTGACCGATACCGAACGCGCCTATGTACAGGCCGAATTTGAAGAACTGCAGGAAGAAATTGACGGCATCTGCGAATCCACCCGTTACAACGGCCAGAGCCTGCTCGATGGCTCCAGCGACTTCGCCGTCGATGATGTCGAAACTGCCGCTGTTGTTGAAGGTGCATCGGCAACCTACACTGCCGCTTCTGCGGTAGATACCACCGGCACCATCACCATCAATGACATCGAAGTCACCCTGACCGCCACGTCTGACGGCACCAATGCCACGATGACCGTTGATGAAATGGTCGACCAGATCAATTCGGCTCTGAATGATGAAGGCGAATATACGATCGTCGCCTCCAACGAGTCCGGCACCCTGACCCTGACCTCGCTCGCAAAGGGCGACAACGCCGAAATTACTCTGGAAGATGGGTCGGGTACGCTGAACCTCGCTTCCCTGGGACTGACGGCTGGCACCACCAATGGCACGACCACCGAAGTGGACACCACTGGCGCAGATATCGTTGTCGGCTCGACGTCCGCGGATACCATCAACCTGTCCATCGATTCCCTGACGTGTGACTCGCTGGGTATCGCTGATCTCGATGTCTCCACCGAGGAGGGCGCAGCCGAGGCCCTGTCCGTACTCGACCTAGCCATCGACCAGATTTCCGAAGCGCGTGCAGAAATCGGTGCAACGATGTCCCGCTTCGAGTTCCGTTCCGCCCAGATCGATACCAGCGTTGAAAACCTTGAATCGGCCCAGTCTGCCATCGCCGACGTGGACATTGCTGCCGAACAGGCCAGCCTTTCTTCTTCCTCGGTAAAGGTTCAGGCCGCAGTTGCAGCAGCAAGCCAGGCCAACCAGATGCCACAAAACCTGCTGAGCTTGATCCAGTAG
- the fliD gene encoding flagellar filament capping protein FliD, translated as MTSVSSTDSSTTTTTTTSTTSTSSSTSTSSSSSSIDWDALIEAAVAQKQLPADRIEAKIEENESEIEAFEEMQDLLSTLLDSVEAIRGTDDSLIELDDIFSEREAYLTGVGGVDAEDALVVTCEAGVAVQTYDVTISQLAKAQKVMSSSYEDSTTDLGLEGTFTLQMSESEDDAVEIEISDDMSLTEIAEEINNYTDDSGVTATVVQISDTEYKLVLTGETGQDIVMTSTDGTDIGVALGIVDSDTGDYANVLQESQDAIMTVDGVEVTRNSNTVDDVIDGITFALYATTDDGESISVEISQSLSDIKEAVVALVDAYNAYREWAITQQETDADGGASDDAVLFGDSLLRGANNGIYAALSTVIDKESMATLGLSYDENNYLELDEDTLNDALLNDIDAIEDLLNFQYDVSDSDLALLKRNDDMPSSFTLDITVDEDGDVTSVLCDGEEGCFEVSGSRIVGVEGTEYEGITFVYTGDESDTISFSCTSGIVEALYSAVAKYADEDDGLITSQIESLEEQNEDYETEYEDIMDTVDAYEERLTSLYSEYQAAIEAAETDLAYIEAILNSGDD; from the coding sequence ATGACGAGTGTGAGTTCTACCGATTCGAGTACAACGACGACCACTACCACGTCCACAACGTCGACTTCTTCCAGCACCAGCACCTCCAGCTCTAGCTCCAGCATCGACTGGGACGCCCTGATCGAAGCGGCCGTTGCGCAGAAGCAGTTGCCGGCTGACCGCATCGAAGCGAAGATCGAGGAGAATGAAAGCGAGATCGAAGCCTTTGAGGAGATGCAGGATCTTCTCAGCACGTTGCTGGACTCGGTGGAAGCCATCCGTGGTACCGATGACTCGCTGATTGAACTGGATGACATCTTTTCCGAGCGTGAAGCCTATCTGACCGGGGTTGGCGGCGTTGACGCGGAAGACGCTCTCGTGGTCACCTGTGAAGCCGGTGTGGCGGTTCAGACCTATGATGTCACCATTTCCCAGCTTGCCAAAGCCCAGAAAGTGATGAGCAGCAGCTACGAGGACAGCACAACAGACCTCGGGCTTGAAGGCACGTTCACGCTCCAGATGAGCGAGTCCGAGGATGATGCTGTCGAAATCGAGATTTCCGACGACATGAGCCTGACGGAGATTGCCGAGGAGATCAACAACTACACTGATGATTCCGGCGTGACGGCAACCGTCGTGCAGATTTCAGATACGGAATACAAGCTGGTCCTGACCGGTGAGACCGGGCAGGACATCGTCATGACGTCGACCGACGGCACCGATATCGGGGTTGCGCTAGGCATTGTCGATTCCGATACCGGTGACTATGCCAACGTCCTGCAGGAATCACAGGATGCGATCATGACGGTTGATGGCGTCGAGGTGACCCGTAACAGCAACACGGTGGATGACGTCATCGACGGGATCACCTTCGCGCTCTATGCGACGACGGACGACGGAGAATCCATTTCCGTCGAGATCAGCCAGTCGCTTTCCGACATCAAGGAAGCCGTTGTGGCCTTGGTGGATGCCTATAACGCCTACCGCGAGTGGGCGATCACCCAGCAGGAAACGGATGCAGATGGTGGCGCCTCGGATGATGCGGTTCTGTTTGGCGACAGCCTGCTGCGCGGTGCCAACAACGGGATCTACGCGGCTCTTTCCACGGTCATTGACAAGGAGAGCATGGCGACGCTCGGCCTGTCCTATGACGAGAACAACTATCTGGAACTCGATGAGGATACGCTCAACGATGCCCTGCTCAACGACATCGATGCGATCGAGGATCTGCTGAACTTCCAGTATGACGTCAGCGACAGCGACCTGGCGCTGCTCAAGCGCAACGATGACATGCCGTCCTCCTTCACGCTGGACATCACGGTTGATGAGGACGGGGATGTCACCAGTGTTCTTTGTGATGGCGAAGAGGGGTGCTTCGAGGTCAGCGGGTCGCGTATCGTCGGTGTCGAGGGCACCGAATATGAAGGCATAACCTTCGTTTACACCGGCGACGAGAGCGACACGATTTCCTTCTCCTGCACATCCGGCATCGTCGAAGCGTTGTATTCTGCCGTGGCGAAATATGCCGATGAAGACGACGGGTTGATCACATCCCAGATCGAAAGTCTGGAAGAGCAGAACGAAGATTATGAGACCGAGTATGAAGACATCATGGACACGGTCGACGCTTACGAAGAGCGACTGACCTCGCTCTATTCCGAATATCAGGCCGCCATTGAAGCGGCCGAAACCGATCTGGCCTACATCGAGGCGATCCTCAATTCTGGAGACGACTAA
- a CDS encoding flagellar protein FliS codes for MNYAHNRAISAYRTANTAVPPVKAVAMLLDEALNAIILTSYYLRRKEFESAFGRVVHASKILSGLRQNVSLDADPQMGQQFIDMYTSNIFALHNAYGKDDAIERYAKLAGGILEFRNAWAEIARMPQRSIDTVMGGILDQGSEEVTAKAG; via the coding sequence ATGAATTACGCGCACAATCGTGCCATTAGCGCCTATCGTACAGCCAATACCGCTGTTCCTCCCGTCAAGGCCGTTGCCATGCTGCTTGATGAAGCGTTGAACGCGATCATCCTGACGAGCTACTATTTGCGGCGCAAGGAATTCGAAAGTGCGTTTGGGCGCGTTGTCCATGCTTCGAAAATTCTGAGCGGTCTGCGCCAGAATGTTAGCCTGGATGCGGATCCCCAGATGGGCCAGCAGTTCATTGACATGTACACGAGCAACATTTTTGCGCTCCACAATGCTTATGGCAAGGATGACGCCATCGAACGCTATGCAAAACTGGCGGGCGGTATTCTTGAATTTCGCAACGCATGGGCAGAAATAGCAAGAATGCCACAACGAAGCATTGACACCGTTATGGGTGGGATCTTAGATCAGGGAAGCGAGGAAGTGACTGCAAAAGCAGGATAA
- a CDS encoding FlgD immunoglobulin-like domain containing protein: protein MTVSALASSTATTTTTTTSSATLGLDTSDFLQLMVEQLQNQNPTDPTDTTEFLGQLVQLANYDQQVSNSESLDSVVSSLETMLSSNGLGYIGQTVTVEGDTTTLQDGSAQWNYTLDSDAEEVTINILDEDGNTVYTTTGEADEGTYAVEWDGVDDDGNQLDDGGVYTIEVTATDANGDDVDVSTSVTGTVTGIDSSGDDTYLLIGDVGFTVDDITAISSS from the coding sequence ATGACTGTATCTGCACTGGCGTCATCCACTGCAACGACCACGACCACAACGACGTCGTCCGCCACTCTGGGGCTGGACACGTCCGACTTTCTCCAGCTCATGGTCGAGCAATTGCAGAACCAGAACCCAACCGATCCCACCGATACGACCGAATTTCTTGGCCAGCTGGTTCAGCTGGCCAACTATGACCAGCAGGTTTCCAACTCCGAGAGTCTGGACTCCGTGGTCAGTTCCCTTGAGACGATGCTGTCATCAAACGGACTTGGCTACATAGGGCAGACGGTGACCGTCGAAGGCGACACCACGACCTTGCAGGACGGATCGGCCCAGTGGAACTACACGCTCGATAGCGACGCCGAGGAAGTGACGATCAACATCCTCGATGAAGATGGCAACACTGTCTACACCACCACCGGCGAGGCCGATGAGGGCACCTACGCCGTGGAATGGGACGGCGTCGACGATGATGGCAACCAGCTTGATGACGGCGGTGTCTACACCATCGAGGTCACCGCAACCGATGCGAATGGCGATGATGTGGACGTCAGCACGTCTGTTACCGGCACCGTTACCGGCATCGATTCTTCCGGCGACGACACCTACCTGCTGATCGGCGATGTCGGTTTCACCGTCGATGACATTACCGCGATCAGTTCGTCCTGA
- the flgE gene encoding flagellar hook protein FlgE, which translates to MSLMGATNAAVSGLAAQSQALSTVSNNLANSETTAYKASTTSFSSLVAGSGASKSGGVSASNTTNNTAQGLITDSDIETNLAIEGDGYFVVSEEGDSSSRYYTRNGEFSVDDDGYLTNGDYYLLGWATDEDGEVSGGASSVNLTKIDISSIQSSAEATTEVAMQATLPADAAVDDSFETSFEVYDSLGTASTVTATYTKVDENTWTVSYSDPVSADDSSTTGSVTSGTYTIFFDSEGNLDHIEEGDYDAATGTSATGTTVDTATLSIDWTTGASDSDISMDLGTAGGSDGLTQYSSNDSDEAEIDVSSIDVDGRPYGTVDSVEIDSDGSVVASFTNGETRTIYKIAIATFTNSDGLAEDSDGIYAVSNDSGNATLHIAGQGSAGTIESSSLEASTVDTSTEFAAMLAAQQAYSSASQIISTASSMFDDLMSAVR; encoded by the coding sequence ATGAGCTTGATGGGTGCAACGAATGCTGCAGTATCGGGGCTCGCCGCGCAGTCACAGGCTTTGTCGACGGTTTCCAACAACCTGGCAAACTCTGAAACCACCGCATACAAGGCCTCCACGACCAGCTTTTCCAGCCTGGTTGCCGGAAGCGGGGCATCAAAGAGCGGTGGCGTTTCGGCCAGCAATACCACGAACAACACGGCTCAGGGCCTGATCACCGATTCCGATATCGAAACCAACCTGGCAATCGAGGGCGATGGCTATTTCGTGGTTTCCGAGGAAGGGGATTCCTCTTCGCGCTACTATACGCGAAACGGTGAATTCAGTGTCGATGATGACGGCTATCTGACCAATGGGGACTATTACCTTCTCGGTTGGGCAACCGACGAGGATGGAGAGGTTTCCGGTGGCGCCAGCAGCGTGAACCTGACCAAGATCGATATCTCGTCCATCCAGAGCTCTGCCGAGGCCACCACCGAAGTGGCGATGCAGGCTACCCTTCCGGCCGATGCCGCAGTTGACGACAGCTTTGAAACAAGTTTTGAAGTCTACGACTCTCTGGGTACGGCAAGCACGGTGACCGCGACCTACACAAAAGTCGACGAAAACACCTGGACCGTTTCCTACTCAGATCCTGTCTCTGCCGATGACTCCTCGACAACAGGGTCTGTCACATCCGGAACCTACACGATCTTTTTCGATTCCGAGGGTAACCTCGATCACATTGAAGAAGGGGATTATGACGCTGCCACGGGCACATCCGCGACGGGCACAACGGTCGATACTGCCACGCTTTCGATCGATTGGACAACGGGCGCCTCGGATAGCGATATCTCCATGGATCTGGGAACTGCAGGTGGTTCGGACGGTCTGACCCAGTATTCAAGCAACGACTCCGATGAAGCCGAGATCGATGTATCATCCATTGACGTCGATGGACGCCCGTATGGCACGGTGGACTCGGTCGAAATCGATTCTGATGGCTCCGTGGTTGCCAGCTTCACCAATGGCGAAACCAGAACCATCTACAAGATCGCCATCGCAACCTTCACCAATTCCGATGGCCTGGCGGAAGATAGCGACGGAATCTACGCCGTCTCCAACGATTCCGGCAATGCCACTCTGCACATCGCCGGGCAGGGTTCCGCCGGGACGATCGAGAGCAGCTCACTGGAAGCCAGTACCGTGGATACCAGCACGGAGTTTGCTGCCATGTTGGCCGCCCAGCAGGCCTACTCCTCCGCGTCACAGATCATTTCAACGGCAAGCTCGATGTTTGACGATCTGATGAGCGCCGTAAGGTGA